The DNA segment TAATCAATAACTCTTCCGTATTGCCAAGATCCGCTTCAATCTCCCCATCGGGAGAGACAACCATCGAATCACCGTAAAACTTCCATGCATGTTTCTCATCAAAATATTCTCCGACACGGTTTGCACGAAGAATGTAGCAATTATGGGTAAATGCCCGTGTTTTAATCAGTTCGCGCCAACGATTATGCGACTCAAACGTTGAAGCGCTTGGGATCAATACCGCATCAACTGCTTTAGCGCTTACAGCTTCCCATAATGGATCGAAATGGGTCTCAAATCCCCCCATAACAGCAAACTTAAACCCTTCACACGCAAAAATCATCGGAGGTTTGACCGGCTCAATCGGGTTGTTAAAAAACTTCTCTTCGTTCCAATGGGGATAATTGATCAAAAATTGCTGAGGGTAATACATAACACTGCGTCCATTGATCT comes from the Sulfuricurvum sp. genome and includes:
- a CDS encoding carbon-nitrogen hydrolase family protein, translating into MRVAILQLPSIGMGSNKLENYARVAHQKGVKLILMGEYLLNPFFKELVQTPVSMIAEQSAHQIEILKALALKYDLTFVAPIVTVKKKECTKMIAKINGRSVMYYPQQFLINYPHWNEEKFFNNPIEPVKPPMIFACEGFKFAVMGGFETHFDPLWEAVSAKAVDAVLIPSASTFESHNRWRELIKTRAFTHNCYILRANRVGEYFDEKHAWKFYGDSMVVSPDGEIEADLGNTEELLIMDLDRKSLTESRKGWGFKEALRKRK